The genomic window CATACCCAAAATTGCGTGTGGTAATTCAGGGTTATCATCAGGCACTTTACCTATATCATGTAATAGACCAGCACGTTTTGCCAACTTTGCGTTTAAGCCCAGCTCTGCCGCCATGGTAGCACAGAAATTAGCTACCTCACGAGAGTGGTGCAACAAGTTTTGCCCGTAAGAGGAACGGTAACGCATACGGCCAACCATTCTAATTAATTCTGGGTGTAAACCGTGGATACCTAAATCGATTACCGTACGTTCACCAATTTCGATGATCTCATCTTCGATTTGTTTCTTCGTTTTGGCTACAATTTCTTCGATACGAGCTGGGTGGATACGACCATCGGTTACCAAACGGTGTAAAGCCAAGCGAGCAATCTCTCTTCTTACCGGATCGAAACCTGAAAGGATAATCGCCTCAGGCGTATCATCAACAATAATTTCGATACCCGTAGCTGCCTCTAAAGCACGAATGTTACGACCTTCCCTACCAATTACACGGCCTTTAATTTCGTCATTATCAATGTGGAAAATAGAAACCGAATTTTCAATTGCTGCTTCTGCTGCCGTACGCTGAATAGTTTGGATTACTACTTTTTTAGCCTCTTTACTAGCAGTTAATTTCGCTTCGTCAACAATATCTTTTACTTGCATTAAAGCTTGCGAACGAGCTTCGGCTTTCATGTTTTCTACCAATTGGTTTTTAGCTTCTTCAGCACTTAAACCTGCAATAGTTTCTAATTGTTGTACGTGTTGATTTTTAATTGCATCTACTTCTTCCTGTTTTTTAACAGCCAAAGCAGTTTGCTTTTCTAAAATATCTTTTTGCTTATCTAATTCTTGCTCTTTTCTGTTGGCATTCTCTAACTTCGAGTTTA from Pedobacter sp. SL55 includes these protein-coding regions:
- the rny gene encoding ribonuclease Y; translated protein: MEILGIVGCMLASLIVGVVVGRYLLRNLLKQQEIAAQTKAKKILKEAENNAEILKKNKLLEAKEKFLQLKAEHEQQVQTRNSEVAQRENSIKQKEQSLNSKLENANRKEQELDKQKDILEKQTALAVKKQEEVDAIKNQHVQQLETIAGLSAEEAKNQLVENMKAEARSQALMQVKDIVDEAKLTASKEAKKVVIQTIQRTAAEAAIENSVSIFHIDNDEIKGRVIGREGRNIRALEAATGIEIIVDDTPEAIILSGFDPVRREIARLALHRLVTDGRIHPARIEEIVAKTKKQIEDEIIEIGERTVIDLGIHGLHPELIRMVGRMRYRSSYGQNLLHHSREVANFCATMAAELGLNAKLAKRAGLLHDIGKVPDDNPELPHAILGMQLAEKYKEHPEVCNAIGAHHDEIEMTSMISPIIQACDSISGARPGARREVVESYIKRLKELEELALSYPGVEKTFAIQAGRELRVVVESERVTDQQAELLAADISNRIQTEMTYPGQIKVTVIRETRSVAFAK